The DNA region TGTCGCTTAATGTGTTCAATCCAGGTGAAGTCGCAGCAACCGGAGGTACTTCAGGCGTGTTTTATGCCGTTACCGATAATTTGTCGGGAAAGGAAAGTACCCGTGTAAATAATTTTGCCCACGTCAATTACACCTTACAAAGTAAAAACATAGGAAAGCTTTTAAATATTAATGGAGCTGGAATTCAATATCGGTGGTTGTTGAATAATTTGGACGTAGAGTCGTATGACGAAATGAACCGTCTGGCCGAAAATATTCCGGTGGGTTCTGATGGCGTCGTATTGATTTCTTTCGGAAATGGCGCAGAACGCATGCTTAACAATAAAGAAATTGGCACGCGCGTGGTCAATATCAACCTAAATAACCACCATAAAGGCCACCTTTGCCGTGCCGCTTTAGAGGGCATAGCCTTTTCGTTCGTTTACGGTATGGAGATATTAAAATCCGATGGAATAAAACCAAGTGTCATCCGTGCCGGCAATGATAATTTGTTCCGTTCGGAAATTTTTGCCAATACGGTGGCAACACTAATTGAGCAAGAAATTGAAATCTATAACACCACTGGAGCTATTGGCGCGGCCCGTGCAGCCGGTTTGCATGAGGGGGATTTTGAGAGCTTTGGCAAGAACATAATAGACAATGATTATGTGATGACATATAAGCCTTTAAATGACCGATCGGCTTACTTAAAGGCTTACAACAGCTGGAAAAATGAATTAGAAATTATTTTAAATACAAAAGCATAAATAAACATTAAAAACAACAATATTATGGCATTAATAGGAAACAAAGAGTACTATAAAGGTATCGGTGAGATTAAGTTTGAAGGTAAAGAATCAGACAATCCGTTAGCGTTTAAATACTACAACCCCGATCAGGTGGTTGCAGGAAGAACCATGCGCGAATGGTTTAAATTTTCTGTAGCGTATTGGCATACGTTCTGCGGGCAAGGTAGTGATCCTTTCGGACCGGGCACGCAAAGTTTTGAATGGGATAAATCATCAGATCCTATTCAAGCTGCAAAAGATAAAGCCGATGCGGCATTCGAATTTATCACAAAAATGGGATTTGGTTATTACTGTTTCCACGATTTTGATTTGGTGCGAGAAGCTCCAACGTTTTCAGAATCTGAAGACCGATTGAAAACCATTACAGAATACTTAAAACAAAAACAAGCCGATTCTGGCGTAAAACTACTTTGGGGAACCGCCAACTGCTTTTCTAACCCTCGTTACATGAACGGAGCGGCAACCAATCCAGAATTTAATGTGGTTGCTCGAGCTGGTGGTCAAGTAAAACTGGCCTTAGATGCTACTATTGCCCTTAAAGGTGAAAACTACGTGTTTTGGGGTGGCCGCGAAGGTTACATGAGTTTGCTTAATACCGATATGGGGCGTGAGTTAGATCACATGGGGCAATTTTTGACCATGGCGAGAGACTATGCCCGAGCACAAGGTTTTAAAGGAAACTTCTTTATAGAGCCAAAACCTATGGAACCTACCAAGCATCAATATGATTTTGATTCCGCTACAGCTATTGGTTTCCTTAAAGAATATGGTTTAGATAAGGATTTCAAAATTAATATTGAAGTAAACCACGCCACTTTAGCACAGCACACTTTCCAACACGAACTAGAGGTGGCTGCTAAGGCCGGTATGTTGGGTAGCGTTGATGCCAACCGTGGTGATTACCAAAATGGTTGGGATAC from Tamlana crocina includes:
- a CDS encoding FGGY family carbohydrate kinase, which produces MYYLGLDIGSSSIKAAIVEMATGKSVGVTQEPEKEMSMHAPKNGWAEQDPNDWWQHVCNAIKKLKQTYDISADQIQGIGISYQMHGLVVVDKAGQPLRKSIIWCDSRAVETGNKAFAEIGAEKCSTSLLNSPANFTASKLKWVKDNEPEVFEKIHKFMLPGDYIAFKFSNTINTTISGLSEGIFWDFKNNTVADFLLQHYGIDKNLMPDIVDTFGEQSVVSREGAADSGLAEGTPIFYRAGDQPNNALSLNVFNPGEVAATGGTSGVFYAVTDNLSGKESTRVNNFAHVNYTLQSKNIGKLLNINGAGIQYRWLLNNLDVESYDEMNRLAENIPVGSDGVVLISFGNGAERMLNNKEIGTRVVNINLNNHHKGHLCRAALEGIAFSFVYGMEILKSDGIKPSVIRAGNDNLFRSEIFANTVATLIEQEIEIYNTTGAIGAARAAGLHEGDFESFGKNIIDNDYVMTYKPLNDRSAYLKAYNSWKNELEIILNTKA
- the xylA gene encoding xylose isomerase, producing the protein MALIGNKEYYKGIGEIKFEGKESDNPLAFKYYNPDQVVAGRTMREWFKFSVAYWHTFCGQGSDPFGPGTQSFEWDKSSDPIQAAKDKADAAFEFITKMGFGYYCFHDFDLVREAPTFSESEDRLKTITEYLKQKQADSGVKLLWGTANCFSNPRYMNGAATNPEFNVVARAGGQVKLALDATIALKGENYVFWGGREGYMSLLNTDMGRELDHMGQFLTMARDYARAQGFKGNFFIEPKPMEPTKHQYDFDSATAIGFLKEYGLDKDFKINIEVNHATLAQHTFQHELEVAAKAGMLGSVDANRGDYQNGWDTDQFPNNIQETTEAMLVFLKAGGLQGGGVNFDAKIRRNSTDLEDVFHAHIGGADTFARALLIADKIISSSPYEKLRKERYASFDSGKGKDFEAGKLNLQDLYQIAQENGELPLKSGKQELFENIMNQYI